From one Ammospiza nelsoni isolate bAmmNel1 chromosome 14, bAmmNel1.pri, whole genome shotgun sequence genomic stretch:
- the LOC132079659 gene encoding proline-rich protein 2-like, producing MAFPWPRAQLRAGLGCAEGAQPAGPGCCGTPRPPRHSSLLRGCPTLPRLLRGPDLASTSGGPPALKGARSPQHFGSPSPLSSRCPRHLGGPGPLSSRCPQRSRGSRSSRGPRCPHRVSLPSAPQVTPTPSAPEEGPDPLRVSRSPPGPRSPQRFMGPRSAQGPRSPQDVPLPLAPPFPSEPRRSTPPNQRSPHGPAAIGPAPTWPRSRPALLPLAGGAGRRDLSAARPMGARQGRRGGRR from the coding sequence ATGGCATTTCCTTGGCCCCGGGCACAGCTGCGGGCTGGGCTCGGCTGTGCCGAGGGAGCTCAACCCGCAGGACCCGGCTGCTGTGGGACCCCCCGGCCTCCccggcacagctccctcctcagGGGCTGCCCAACTCTCCCCAGGCTCCTCCGGGGACCCGACCTCGCCAGCACTTCAGGGGGACCCCCTGCCCTCAAGGGAGCCCGGTCCCCTCAGCATTTCGGGAGTCCTTCGCCCCTCAGCTCCCGCTGCCCTCGGCACCTCGGGGGTCCCGGTCCCCTCAGCTCCCGCTGCCCTCAGCGCTCAAGGGGGTCCCGGTCCTCCAGGGGTCCCCGCTGCCCTCACAGGGTCTCGCTGCCCTCAGCGCCTCAGGTGACCCCAACGCCCTCAGCACCTGAGGAGGGTCCGGATCCCCTCAGAGTGTCCCGGTCCCCCCCGGGGCCCCGCTCTCCTCAGCGCTTCATGGGACCCCGCTCTGCGCAGGGGCCCCGCTCCCCTCAGGACGTCCCGCTGCCCCTAGCACCCCCGTTCCCCTCAGAACCTCGCCGTTCCACCCCCCCCAACCAGCGCTCCCCTCACGGACCCGCCGCCATCGGCCCCGCACCAACCTGGCCACGGTCTCGCCCAGCGCTCCTCCCATTGGCTGGCGGGGCCGGGAGGCGGGACCTCAGCGCCGCTCGGCCAATGGGAGCTCGGCAGGGGCGGCgaggagggaggagatga
- the LYSMD4 gene encoding lysM and putative peptidoglycan-binding domain-containing protein 4, which produces MRLHESRTRPFQAPATVHTFPGRQLFVFPSGRSDSEESSEEELNVMELRPRGKEQQRGSAARGGPGDVVLLERELTEEDSLNKLALQYGCKVADIKRVNNLIREQDLYALKSIKIPVRPHGLLTEGAGALRPPPAGPAQPGLTREEPPEPEPGAGSAAGGQRVSEYFRGIDQSIQDAVQVEVQLNAEYGGEGLERPLPEAGKRDKAGNGADCGIQWWNAVFIMLLIGIVLPVFYIIYFKTQGLVAHTSNMTNSNVSSAG; this is translated from the exons ATGAGGCTGCACGAGAGCCGGACAAGACCCTTCCAGGCTCCTGCCACTGTGCACACCTTCCCGGGCAGGCAGCTGTTCGTGTTCCCCAGTGGCCGCTCCGACTCGGAGGAGTCCTCGGAGGAGGAGCTGAACGTGATGGAATTGCGGCCCCGGGGCAAggagcagcagcggggcagcgccgcccggggcgggccgggggaCGTGGTGCTCCTGGAGAGGGAGCTGACCGAGGAGGACAGCCTCAACAAGCTGGCCCTGCAGTACGGCTGTAAG GTTGCAGATATCAAACGCGTCAACAACTTGATCCGGGAGCAGGACCTGTACGCGCTGAAGTCCATCAAGATCCCGGTGCGGCCGCACGGGCTGCTCACCGAGGGCGCGGGGGCCCTGCGGCCGCCCCCGGCGGGGCCCGCCCAGCCCGGCCTGACGCGCGAGGAGCCGCCGGAGCCCGAGCCCGGGGCGGGCAGCGCTGCTGGCGGCCAGCGAGTCAGTGAGTACTTCAGGGGCATCGACCAGAGCATCCAGGACGCCGTGCAGGTGGAGGTGCAGCTGAACGCCGAGTACGGCggggaggggctggagaggcCCCTGCCCGAGGCGGGGAAGCGGGACAAAGCCGGGAACGGCGCGGACTGCGGAATCCAGTGGTGGAACGCCGTGTTCATTATGCTCCTGATAGGAATCGTCCTGCCAGTGTTTTATATCATCTATTTTAAAACACAAGGCCTGGTGGCCCACACCTCTAACATGACAAACTCAAATGTTTCGTCGGCTGGATAG